One part of the Roseofilum casamattae BLCC-M143 genome encodes these proteins:
- a CDS encoding transposase, whose translation MYPSNLTDQQWEIIRPLIPDAKTGGRPRTTDMRAICDGIFYHLKTGCQWAYLPKEFPPYSTVYKYYRQWQKKRVWTQINEKLRCQVRLQENKSQ comes from the coding sequence ACTTAACTGACCAACAGTGGGAAATTATTCGTCCTCTCATTCCCGATGCCAAAACCGGTGGAAGACCCCGAACTACTGATATGAGGGCTATCTGTGATGGGATTTTCTATCATCTGAAAACAGGCTGTCAGTGGGCATATCTTCCGAAAGAATTTCCTCCCTATTCAACCGTGTATAAATACTATCGACAATGGCAGAAGAAAAGAGTCTGGACTCAAATCAATGAGAAACTCCGATGTCAAGTTCGTCTTCAGGAGAACAAATCACAGT